GTTTGGGTTCAGCGGCGATCTCGGCCAGACGGGCGTCGATCAGCGGCAGGATGTCGGCAGCAGTGGTGACCTGAACGGGCGAGCCGTGCTCGACCAGGCGGGCAGCGTTGGCGCGCAAGTTCTTGAGGTCGGCTTCGTTCAGGGTCGGGATTTTGTCCGCCAGGGAAGTCATGGGCGTCTCCAGATGGCGTCAGGGCCGGCGCGCATGCGGCCGGCCCCTCAGCGGATAGAAAGCGAGTTCGGCGGCCTGACGGTCGCCGATCAGGGCTGAGATCAGTCAGCAGCCTGAAGGCGGCCGGCGGATTCTTTGCCGCTGCGGCTGTCGCGTTCGATTTCGTAGGAGATTTTCTGGCCTTCGTTCAGGGCGCCGAGCGAAGACGCTTCGACGGCCGTGGCGTGGACGAAGACGTCCTTGCCGCCGTCGTCAGGCTGGACGAAGCCGTAGCCCTTGGTGGAGTTGTACCATTTGACAGTGCCGGTAGCCATTTTCAGGACTCCCCGTTTGAGTGGCCGCAGGAAGGATCTCCTGGCAGCCTGTCGGGTCTGAATGGGATCGGCTTTGGACCTCGGTGCGCGATGCAAAGGGACAGCAGCGTTTCGCAGAGAGATCGACGAGAGAAAGGTGGGCGCTTTGCCGCCCTTTGGCAAGGGCAGTGCCTAAAACGAAAACGGCGGCGACAGCCGAAGCCGTCGCCGCCGTTCGAAATCCGCGCCGAATGACCGGCGCGAGAAATCAGCCTTCGGTCTTCAGTTGACCGGCCGATTCCTTGCCCGAGCGACGGTCGCGCTCGATTTCGTAGGAAACCTTTTGGTTCTCGTCCAGGCCGCGCAGGCCGGCTTGCTCGACGGCCGAGATGTGGACGAAGACGTCCTTGCCGCCGTCATCCGGCTGGATGAAGCCGTAGCCCTTGGTGGAGTTGAACCATTTCACGATGCCGGTAGCCATTTTCAGGACCTCCGTTGGAAGTTGGCTCCAGGGAACATCCCTGAGAAGCCTGTCGGGTCTGAATGGATCGGCTTAGACCTCGGTGCGCAGGGCAGAAGGTAGAGGCGTTACGCAGAGAGATCGACGTCTGTAAGGTGAACGTTCCTGGCGGTTAATGCAAGACCCCGGGGTTCAGAGCTCCGCCGTCTCGGGCGGAGAGACCCAGTTTTCCTGGCACAGCTTGCGCAGGGCCGTGGTGATGGTCGAGCCGTAGAGCGCGTCCTGAATCCGCTCATAGCCTTCGGACTTCAGGGCCTGTTTGACCTCGCCCACCGTCCGGCAGGCGCCGCTCTCGGCCAGTTGGTACGCACGTTCCAAGGTCGTCGGTCGAAAGGTCATGGCCGCAGACTAGGCCCTTTCCGGCGAAAGGGGAAACCTGCGGCCGTGGGCCTCAGAACGACACGCTGATCCCCGCGACCAGGGCGTCGGCGTACTGTTCGCCCGGAACCTTGGCGTCGGTGCCGTACCAGCGCAGCTCGGCGTCCAGGTTGCGGGTCAGGGCGTAGGTCGCGCCGATGTTGTAGCCGGTGTAGTCGACGCTGTTGTCCTGCTCGCGACGGCCGATCTCGGCCGAGACGTTCAGCTTGTCGGTGAAGTCCCAGCCGCCGCGCAGGGCGACCCAGGTCCAGGATTTCACCGAGCCCGTCCCATCGGGGGAGTACTGCAGGCGCAGGCGGGCGCTGGCCGGGCCGATCGACCGCTTCATGTCGGCGGTGAGTTCCCAGGCGTCGGCGTCATAGCCGGGGTCGGCGTCCACCCGCCACTTGTGCGCGGCGTTCAGGTCGAAATCGAAGCCGCCCCACTGCGGCCGGATCCCGGCGGCCAGTTCGGTCTCCAGCTCCGAGCCGCCGGCCTTGATCGTCTCCACGCCGGGGCTGACGTAGAAGAAGCCGTCGGCGCTCTCCCACTCGGCGGCGGCCCAGGCGTAGGGATCGCCGTCGGACTTGGAGACGTCCTTGGAGCGGTTGTCGCTGGCGGCGCCGGCGCTGAAGCTCCAGCGGCCGTGGCTCGAGGCCGCGTCCTGGGCGGAGGCCGCCGTCGCGAGGATCAGCAGCGGAGCGGCGGCGAGGGCGGTAGTCAGTGTACGCATGGTTCGGCCTCGATGTGGGTGTCGAAGCCGCCTCCTAGAGACGCTTCTTGTAGAATTTGTCACAGGCCTGCGAAAATTCATCCGTCAGCCGAGCGACAAGCTGGGCCGTCGTGGGCACGTCGTGGATGGCGCCCACCCCCTGGCCGGCGGACCAGATGGTCTTCCAGGCCTTGGCTTCCTCGGCCATGTCCAGCTTGTGCTCGGGCAGGGATTTGGGGTCGATGTGGTTCTCGATCAGGGACGGGGTCAGGAAGTTGGCGGGAATGCCCGAGACCGCCGGCGTATAGGTGATGTCCGCCGAGCCCGACTGGACGATCAGGTCCTTGTAGTGCGGCTGGGCCGCGCTCTCGGCCGTGGCGATGAAGCGGGTGCCCATATAGGCCAGGTCCGCCCCCATCATCAGCGCCGCCGCCACGTCCTGTCCGGTGGAGATGCAGCCCGCCAGGACGATGGTCCCGTCGAAGAAGCCGCGCACCTCGTTGATCAGGGCGAAGGGATTGACGACGCCGGCGTGCCCGCCCGCGCCCCCGGCGACCAGGATCAGGCCGTCGACGCCGGCCTCGGCGGCCTTGCGGGCGTGACGCACGTTGGCGATGTCGTGGAAGACCACCCCGCCATAGCCGTGCACCGCGTCCACCACGTCCCGCACGGCGCCCAGCGAGGTGATGATCAGCGGCACCTTCTCCTCTACCGAGACCATCATGTCGGCCATCAGGCGCTCGTTGGTCGGGTGGATGATGTGGTTGACGCCGAAGGGGGCGGCGCCGGGCGCCAGCCGCGACTTGATCTCCCGGACCCAGTCCCGATAGCCCTCGGTCGTGCGCTGGTTCAGCGAGGGGAAGGTGCCGATCACGCCCGCGTTGCAGGCCTCGACCACCAGGTCCGGGCCGGACACCAGGAACATGGGCGAGGCGATCACCGGCAGCTTGAGGCCGGACTGCAGGGAAGCGGGAA
The nucleotide sequence above comes from Brevundimonas naejangsanensis. Encoded proteins:
- a CDS encoding TorF family putative porin; translated protein: MRTLTTALAAAPLLILATAASAQDAASSHGRWSFSAGAASDNRSKDVSKSDGDPYAWAAAEWESADGFFYVSPGVETIKAGGSELETELAAGIRPQWGGFDFDLNAAHKWRVDADPGYDADAWELTADMKRSIGPASARLRLQYSPDGTGSVKSWTWVALRGGWDFTDKLNVSAEIGRREQDNSVDYTGYNIGATYALTRNLDAELRWYGTDAKVPGEQYADALVAGISVSF
- a CDS encoding cold-shock protein; this translates as MATGTVKWYNSTKGYGFVQPDDGGKDVFVHATAVEASSLGALNEGQKISYEIERDSRSGKESAGRLQAAD
- a CDS encoding cold-shock protein translates to MATGIVKWFNSTKGYGFIQPDDGGKDVFVHISAVEQAGLRGLDENQKVSYEIERDRRSGKESAGQLKTEG
- a CDS encoding NAD(P)H-dependent flavin oxidoreductase → MAIPASLQSGLKLPVIASPMFLVSGPDLVVEACNAGVIGTFPSLNQRTTEGYRDWVREIKSRLAPGAAPFGVNHIIHPTNERLMADMMVSVEEKVPLIITSLGAVRDVVDAVHGYGGVVFHDIANVRHARKAAEAGVDGLILVAGGAGGHAGVVNPFALINEVRGFFDGTIVLAGCISTGQDVAAALMMGADLAYMGTRFIATAESAAQPHYKDLIVQSGSADITYTPAVSGIPANFLTPSLIENHIDPKSLPEHKLDMAEEAKAWKTIWSAGQGVGAIHDVPTTAQLVARLTDEFSQACDKFYKKRL